From a single Thalassophryne amazonica chromosome 7, fThaAma1.1, whole genome shotgun sequence genomic region:
- the eny2 gene encoding transcription and mRNA export factor ENY2: protein MSRESRMRATINQKLTEMGERERLKELLRAKLTECGWKDQMKAHCKEVIKEKGLEHVTVEDLVVEITPKGRALVPDSVKKELLQRIKAFLAQHAT, encoded by the exons ATGAGCAGAGAGTCCAGAATGAGGGCAACAATAAACCAGAAGCTGACCGAGATGGGAGAACGAGAGAG ACTGAAGGAGTTACTGAGAGCTAAGCTGACTGAGTGTGGGTGGAAGGACCAGATGAAAGCACACTGCAAAG AAGTCATCAAAGAAAAGGGTCTGGAACACGTGACCGTGGAAGACCTTGTGGTTGAGATTACTCCTAAAGGAAGAG CTTTGGTGCCAGACAGCGTCAAGAAAGAGCTTCTCCAGAGAATTAAAGCCTTCTTAGCTCAGCATGCCACATAA